The genome window CTTTCCATGCACAGGTATATTACCAAATcaatagttgatatgacaactccgacgtttgattgagTCGAGGGATCCACCCCGATGGTGAGGAGTCTACGTTTGCCCTCCACTTTGCTTCCCTCCATAAtcacgtatggagatcctctCTATTGCTCTATTGCTGCGGCTTTAGGTAGAAATACTGTCACCATGAGTGTTCCTGGTTTATTATCCATAGCACATGTCGACATTTCTGCTCCTTTTTAGCCTGGAAATTTACGAACTATAGATCTAAGCCATGCCGCAGTATCCCGGTGAACCAAAGCTTCTCAGTAAATCCCTTTCACATCTGCCTGaagacaaggtcttcgatagtttcctgcttcaCATCAGTGAGTATATGGTCGCGAaacgtttttggcagtatggcgaGTCGAATGCCTTTGATCGTACTAGCATAGCTTATGGcaggcttcctgattcctgctttCATCTCTGACTTACCCGGGATTCCCCTTTCTTGAGTTCAGATTTGGGTTTTCTAGGAGCATTCCGCCCAAGTGGTTAATCTGAGCTACTCCCCGCTTTTTGACTCAGATAAAGATGACTCTTTCTGTCCTAAGCCTTCTTAGGAGCCTCTCTTCGTTTCAGGCTTTCCTTCAGATaatgcaggtaccatttagcacctgcgtcaCTGAGGCATGCCACCTTACTAACGTGTGATATATTAATTTCAGACATGCTTTTGCTTTTCCCTGCTTTTGGAGCaatggtctttgttggttgtagtCCTCCTAGTAGGCGACTCTCTCTtgttgggtgtaatcacctgactCTTATAAATTTGGAGGTGTGTCTCCACCTGGTTGGTCGgtagttgtttttgtttttattggtgTTCTCATTTGTATGAGCGTTATGTGGTTCGGCGTACCAATGCTTCCCGTAGCCCACAACTTACTCTCTGGGGCGACCAGTTATTAGTGGGGCTCCGTTCGGAGAGTCACTTACCCCTGACTGGAAGCTATCCAACGTGTCCTTCGCgtagcttgtcctatttccatTTTTCGATTTCAAGACTTTGTCGAAGTTATAACGCATATCAGCTTAGTTTTTCGAACTTCTCTTCTtttagtagttttaagcattggTTTAGATTCTTGatttctcctccttctgagggcaATAAGTGACAGGAGTTTACTCTGTCAATTGTTcgttaaataataaataaataaatatcagcGTCGTCTTGTTTGGCAGTCTCTTCTGCTATCGTTGGCGGGAAGTCTCCTCAGGCTCACGGTGTATGTAATGCGTAGAAACGTTTCCAAATACCAGTATTAGTTGTTGCGTTCACATCTCCAGGTGCGTTTTCTGACTCTTATCCTGGTAGAGGTAGAAGAGAAGATTTTAACAGGGAACGTTTAGTTTGTAATTCCTCTCTTTTGGGCACCTGAAGTTCTCTTGTGCCGAGCCTTTCTCCCCCGTTTTTTGGTAGATTTAGACAACAGTCCCACCGGCAGATCGGGCGTAGTCAGGTTTTGAGTTCCGGTCCGTGCTTGGACCGCTAcgtgatttctcaaagtcgcgggtggattcgaaggaTGTGACTCCTTAGCATTTGGAGAGTTAAAATCCGTTGCTTCAACCATCAAGTATTTTGGATACCCTCAGTGAGATATTGAACTACTACAGGCTACCaatacgacaaggtggtgtccgaagggGGTATATACTCATGGCACTCGAACTTATATCCATTCGTTCGCACtttgtattttcaaatttatcctttttatttcagGATactatggatttgcattttcgtGGCAGCGATATGCATATGTGCTCGACTGATCGCAAAAATCTGGTTGAAATGGGAAACAACGCCCGTCATTGTCAGCTTCAGTGAAAAAACAACACCAATTTGGGAAATTCCATTTCCATCTGTTGTGCTTTGTCCTGAAAGCAGGACCGTCAATGGGACATTCAACTTCACAGAAGCCTTCTACCAAGTCATCGATAATCCGAGTCGGGATAAATTCGACAACATATCCACCACAGAGTAAATATTATTtgtttccattattttcaattcatggacttttttaatgaaattcatGATCCTGGCATGGACGACAAATGAGGAAGGATTTATGATATGAATGGGAATTAATCTCTATTCGCAGTTACGAGAATCTGCAAACTCTATCACAAATATGCGATGCGGATTTAGTTGAacgattaaaatttaaaatatctgaaCCGATTGATGTACTAGACACAATGGTGTCCTTAGCGCCAACCATCAACTACACTATGCCATTCGGGATGTTCAAGCATAAGGTTTTTTTCCCAGATGGCTATTTCACAACTGTATTCACGGACCTGGGAGTATGTCATCAATTCAATGGAATGCATCAATccgaaattttgcattttccaaGGTAAAAGTTGGATGAGGAGTGTTATTGTGAAATTTGAAGATAGTTGCAGGGTTCTGGATTAAATGGGGAAGATAAACTAGTTTTCCACTGAATTTTCAGCACCACAAATTTCACCTTCGAAGGAGAAGTCTATAGAGAGTCAACTTGGAGCGTAGATGAAGGATATCGCACTAGGGCGAATGATAACAACACATATCCATGGCGTGTTGAAACAGCCGGTGCAAGGGGAGGACTATTCCTGTCTCTTCAAGGCCGAATACAGGATATAGATTATCTGTGTCGGGGCTCAGTGGAAGGATTTAGCGTATGTGCTGTTAATATAATATAGTCCGTAACGATTCTAAAGCGGGAAGTCCTTAGTTGCTTTGAATATCCGGAAAGAGAAATATTAATGGAGATTTTTAACCGTTTAATATTTCCAGATTCAGCTGTTATCACCCGATGAGTTTCCAGCGGCTAACAAGCAGTACGTTCGGGTGCCATTCAATAAGGACGTTCAACTTTTAATCACGCCACAATACATAACAACATCCGAAAATGTTAAACATTATTCAGCGGAAAGGTTGACTGCATCCTTCCTCCTCTGCCCTTATTTATGttgaaataatttatattttgctTCCTTTCAGGAGAGGATGCTTCTTCAACGAGGAacgctctttgaaatttttcaaaaagtacacCCAAAACAACTGTGTACTGGAATGCTTGACGAATTACACCTTGACCAAATGTGGTTGCGTTAAATTTTCAATGCCAAGTAaggttttccaaaaaattataaatttcacaACCCTCCCTGAGGTTCCTTTACtatattcaattttttcttcgaaTTTTCCCCTCTATATAGGAACAAAGGATATGCCTATTTGCCAAGCATCTGATATTCTGTGCTACCAGACTGCAGAGGATGATCTTTTACGGGATCAATTTGAGCATGGGCTCATAGGATATTCGGACTCACCAGATTGTAATTGTTTGCCAGCGTGTACTTCCATAGTTTATCAAGTGGAGATTTCGGAAGCCCATTTCGACGTTTACAAAGTTCTAGAGGCATACAGGGAGAATTATACGGACGAGAATCCAGGGTAGGTTTTGTTTGACCACATAGTATCCTTTTTTGTTTCATATTGACTGTCGGGATCATTCACAGGTTGGTGATGGGGCGaacatcaatattttttaaggagCAGCAAATCCTGACCATAAGGCGTTCCCAGCTGTTTGGTACTACCGATTTCTTGGCAAGCTCAGGAGGACttttgggattgtttgtggggATATCCGCCCTTAGTTTCGTAGagattatttatttttgcacTGTACGATTGATTTCTAACTTGAAAATGAGACGCAAAGTGAAATCAGTGGTATACCAGCAGTAAACATTGGTGTACTAGTAAccgttttttcaaaaatatcctgTCATGAGAAATGATAATAAATGATAATTTGGTGGTGTTATTTTTAGTCTCTATGACTTGTAAGTTCGAGTTTAAGAACACATCAAAAGTCGATtaaaatggatagaaatttgtgatcCTGAATAGGGACTGATCGTTTTGTTATAACCTTTGGCCATCGTGAAAGGTTCAACACATAATGCTAGCTTACAACTTCAGCAATAAATACACAGCAACATCACATAGCCCAGAAGGGGCttactaaaggtgacattgtgatggtgatgggtgatctgaataccgaCTTGGGCCCTGATAACATATTCCAGAAGCATGTTACGGGGAGGCTTGATCGTATCTAATGGCAGTAGGTTCAGGAGGTACGTTGTGAATACACGAAATAAAATAAGTGCTGACATCTACTTATAAAGCAAGCTTGATTTAATGGTCGTTTATCTCCGCTTGCGTATCGCTACTGCGTCCGCTGTTAAAAGAACAAAACGTTAGTCCCCCAAATTCAATACGGGCCTGGGAGGAACATTATCGATAGGCACCTTATCTATGATAAGGAACAACTGAGATCTGGCGGTTAAACGTGAGTTTCCACTGAGTCTCCACGGTCCTCCTAATACAAAGATTGATTTGGTGACCACAATGAGAGCCCCACTGTCACTGGCGCAACGATTCCAGTTTATACTTACTGCAGGCTTAGCATTGATACTGTGGAATGCAAGGCCTACCTAAAGCTTTCACTGCAACCAAGGAATACGCACTCAAGTTGTATAGCGCAACTCCATATGTGAGCCCACAAATAGCTCAATccgcgatatgggcacaatCACAATCATCATGAAACCGGGCCAAGCACACATCCCCCAGTAATTCTTCTGAAACATATGAACAcgaagggctatcccggtttccgTGGTGCCAGATAACCTGAGATTCAGATGAGTCCAGGTGCAAACTTGAGTCTCAACGCCCTAGGCTTTGAACCATTTTCCTACTGCGTCACGCCCACAAATTCAATATGAATTGGAGCCACTACTTGGAGATTCTCTAAGCACCACGAtaatgagcagctgaagaggttgaAGGAGCGTCTCATCAAGCTTCTCAATTGTATAACATTAAGTGAAATTCCACTTCCTGTGGAAAATGTTGGAATGCGCGGATCTACTCTTCCAAACGGAAACAAAATTATCTTTGCCACAAACATGACCAAATGGAGTAAGACCGCCCTTAATGATCTCCCTGAGGAAATTTTCTGTGCAGTCCTGTAGTTTCccgtgaggagttgccagatctctcaTTAAGCGCGATCCCAGTTGCTGGATAGAGCCACATCTATTAATGGGTAGTaaagagacaggtctcagtggcgcaggtgttaaatggtacctgcgctaaaTATAGGAAGGTCCGAAACCAGAAGGGATAGACCTAAGGCATATTTATCGGAACCAAGAAGACAGaaagcagcggagattagccggtatgtgaagggaatgctcccaaaaaatccaaacctggacccaagaggggagaaaacccgggcaggtcagggatgaaggcaggaatcaggaagcccgccattagctatgttactgccaaaaatgtttccagaGCAAATACACATTCATGACAAGCAGGAAACTATTGAAGACAATGTCGTCAGGCATATGTGCAAGG of Hermetia illucens chromosome 4, iHerIll2.2.curated.20191125, whole genome shotgun sequence contains these proteins:
- the LOC119655449 gene encoding pickpocket protein 28-like isoform X2 → MEPNLLNMERGSASSYTLQVPEGVKHRSNSQFSDVSQTTEVEAKQNIIFGNPAQAAWGILLDYSRISTVHGVRYMVARKRPWWERILWICIFVAAICICARLIAKIWLKWETTPVIVSFSEKTTPIWEIPFPSVVLCPESRTVNGTFNFTEAFYQVIDNPSRDKFDNISTTDYENLQTLSQICDADLVERLKFKISEPIDVLDTMVSLAPTINYTMPFGMFKHKVFFPDGYFTTVFTDLGVCHQFNGMHQSEILHFPSTTNFTFEGEVYRESTWSVDEGYRTRANDNNTYPWRVETAGARGGLFLSLQGRIQDIDYLCRGSVEGFSIQLLSPDEFPAANKQYVRVPFNKDVQLLITPQYITTSENVKHYSAERRGCFFNEERSLKFFKKYTQNNCVLECLTNYTLTKCGCVKFSMPRTKDMPICQASDILCYQTAEDDLLRDQFEHGLIGYSDSPDCNCLPACTSIVYQVEISEAHFDVYKVLEAYRENYTDENPGLVMGRTSIFFKEQQILTIRRSQLFGTTDFLASSGGLLGLFVGISALSFVEIIYFCTVRLISNLKMRRKVKSVVYQQ
- the LOC119655449 gene encoding pickpocket protein 28-like isoform X1, coding for MEPNLLNMERGSASSYTLQWVPEGVKHRSNSQFSDVSQTTEVEAKQNIIFGNPAQAAWGILLDYSRISTVHGVRYMVARKRPWWERILWICIFVAAICICARLIAKIWLKWETTPVIVSFSEKTTPIWEIPFPSVVLCPESRTVNGTFNFTEAFYQVIDNPSRDKFDNISTTDYENLQTLSQICDADLVERLKFKISEPIDVLDTMVSLAPTINYTMPFGMFKHKVFFPDGYFTTVFTDLGVCHQFNGMHQSEILHFPSTTNFTFEGEVYRESTWSVDEGYRTRANDNNTYPWRVETAGARGGLFLSLQGRIQDIDYLCRGSVEGFSIQLLSPDEFPAANKQYVRVPFNKDVQLLITPQYITTSENVKHYSAERRGCFFNEERSLKFFKKYTQNNCVLECLTNYTLTKCGCVKFSMPRTKDMPICQASDILCYQTAEDDLLRDQFEHGLIGYSDSPDCNCLPACTSIVYQVEISEAHFDVYKVLEAYRENYTDENPGLVMGRTSIFFKEQQILTIRRSQLFGTTDFLASSGGLLGLFVGISALSFVEIIYFCTVRLISNLKMRRKVKSVVYQQ